Proteins encoded by one window of Pseudonocardia alni:
- a CDS encoding TfoX/Sxy family protein produces the protein MAYDEGLAARLRSLLAERPVTEKTMFGGLAFLVDGHMAVAASGRGGLLVRVAADRSAELLERPRTERMVMGGREMAGWLWVTGEPDVDDLDGSELAGWVAEAIAVVETLPPKR, from the coding sequence GTGGCCTACGACGAGGGTCTCGCCGCCCGTCTGCGCAGCCTGCTCGCTGAACGGCCGGTGACCGAGAAGACGATGTTCGGCGGGCTCGCCTTCCTGGTCGACGGGCACATGGCCGTCGCCGCGAGCGGACGTGGCGGGCTGCTCGTGCGGGTGGCCGCGGACCGCTCCGCGGAGCTGCTGGAGCGCCCGCGGACCGAGCGGATGGTGATGGGCGGCCGCGAGATGGCCGGCTGGCTGTGGGTGACCGGCGAGCCCGACGTCGACGACCTCGACGGCTCGGAGCTCGCCGGCTGGGTCGCCGAGGCGATCGCGGTCGTGGAGACACTCCCACCGAAGCGGTGA
- a CDS encoding amidohydrolase family protein, producing the protein MYEKDGEKYFIVDSHSHFWDASRENWVEGREQYAKGWIDCFYGYHQLGPPETHWDWEHYLKVSQDDFERDVFIEGHVDYSIFQSTYLKEWYKNGFNTADQNAALLEKWGDRIIVNGRFDPRDGDEGMKQFEADCAKYKHKGVKLYTAEWNGSSRGFKLTDPECYRFLERAQELGIKNVHVHKGPTIWPLDKDAFDVADVDHAATDFQGLNFIVEHVGLPRIEDFCFMAVQEPNVYAGLSVVVGGLMHARPKFFAKVMGELLFWVGEDKMTFGSDYNIWTPKWQVEGLVDWQMPDDDQFADYPRLTTASKKKILGLNAAKLYDLEVPADCRLPDTTADEPMAPGEELVDNKAGAQA; encoded by the coding sequence ATGTACGAGAAGGACGGCGAGAAGTACTTCATCGTCGACTCCCACAGCCACTTCTGGGACGCCTCCCGGGAGAACTGGGTCGAGGGTCGCGAGCAGTACGCCAAGGGCTGGATCGACTGCTTCTACGGCTACCACCAGCTCGGCCCGCCCGAGACCCACTGGGACTGGGAGCACTACCTCAAGGTCTCGCAGGACGACTTCGAGCGCGACGTCTTCATCGAGGGCCACGTCGACTACTCGATCTTCCAGTCGACCTACCTCAAGGAGTGGTACAAGAACGGCTTCAACACCGCCGACCAGAACGCGGCGCTGCTGGAGAAGTGGGGCGACCGGATCATCGTCAACGGGCGCTTCGACCCGCGTGACGGCGACGAGGGCATGAAGCAGTTCGAGGCGGACTGCGCGAAGTACAAGCACAAGGGCGTGAAGCTCTACACCGCGGAGTGGAACGGCAGCTCCCGCGGCTTCAAGCTCACCGACCCGGAGTGCTACCGCTTCCTGGAGCGGGCCCAGGAGCTGGGCATCAAGAACGTCCACGTCCACAAGGGCCCGACGATCTGGCCGCTGGACAAGGACGCGTTCGACGTCGCCGACGTCGACCACGCGGCCACCGACTTCCAGGGCCTGAACTTCATCGTCGAGCACGTCGGCCTGCCGCGCATCGAGGACTTCTGCTTCATGGCGGTGCAGGAGCCCAACGTCTACGCCGGCCTGTCGGTCGTCGTCGGCGGCCTGATGCACGCCCGCCCGAAGTTCTTCGCCAAGGTGATGGGCGAGCTGCTGTTCTGGGTCGGCGAGGACAAGATGACCTTCGGCAGCGACTACAACATCTGGACACCGAAGTGGCAGGTCGAAGGCCTGGTCGACTGGCAGATGCCCGACGACGACCAGTTCGCCGACTACCCGCGCCTCACCACCGCGTCGAAGAAGAAGATCCTCGGCCTCAACGCGGCGAAGCTCTACGACCTCGAGGTCCCGGCCGACTGCCGGCTGCCCGACACCACGGCCGACGAGCCCATGGCCCCGGGCGAGGAGCTCGTCGACAACAAGGCCGGGGCGCAGGCGTGA
- a CDS encoding dihydrolipoyl dehydrogenase family protein: MSEQSYDVVVIGAGPVGENAAGYAVDAGLSAALVEAELVGGECSYWACIPSKALLRTPQAVADARRLPGVRAEFDPAKVLERRTTFTSDWDDSGQVRWAEGAGAAVLRGRGRLAGEKRVVVTAADGTETVVTARHAVVVATGSVPVVPHVAGLDTVEYWGSREATSAREVPRRLGVLGGGVVGCEMALAHARLGAQVTLFNHGDRVLPGAEPQASERVAAGLREAGVDLRLGTGLDEVRRNGDATVLVGGGDEVEVDRLLVATGRRPATDGLDLGSAGVGLGRRGEIVVDDSGLAAGDWLYAVGDVNGRAPLTHQGKYQARIAAHAIAARAAGRPLDDAAWGEDAATADHHAVPQVVFTDPEVAWVGRTAAAARAEGLDVRVVDMDIAVAGSSLTADDWSGRVVAVVDPQREVLLGVTFVGPGVAELLHAATVAVVGEVPLARLWHAVPAFPTISEVWLRLLETYRA, translated from the coding sequence ATGAGCGAGCAGAGCTACGACGTCGTCGTGATCGGGGCGGGCCCGGTCGGTGAGAACGCTGCGGGTTACGCGGTGGACGCCGGCCTGTCCGCCGCACTGGTGGAGGCCGAGCTGGTCGGCGGGGAGTGCTCGTACTGGGCGTGCATCCCGTCGAAGGCACTGCTGCGCACCCCGCAGGCCGTCGCCGACGCCCGGCGGCTGCCCGGCGTGCGGGCCGAGTTCGACCCGGCGAAGGTCCTCGAACGCCGCACGACGTTCACCTCCGACTGGGACGACAGCGGCCAGGTGCGGTGGGCCGAGGGCGCCGGTGCCGCCGTGCTGCGTGGCCGGGGCCGGTTGGCCGGGGAGAAGCGCGTGGTCGTGACCGCGGCCGACGGCACCGAGACCGTGGTGACCGCGCGCCACGCCGTCGTCGTCGCGACCGGCAGCGTGCCGGTCGTCCCGCACGTCGCGGGGCTGGACACGGTCGAGTACTGGGGCTCGCGCGAGGCGACCTCGGCGAGGGAGGTCCCGCGCCGGCTCGGCGTGCTCGGCGGCGGCGTCGTCGGCTGCGAGATGGCGCTGGCCCACGCCCGGCTGGGCGCGCAGGTCACGCTGTTCAACCACGGCGACCGGGTGCTGCCGGGCGCGGAGCCGCAGGCCTCCGAGCGTGTCGCGGCCGGGCTGCGGGAGGCCGGCGTCGACCTGCGGCTGGGCACCGGCCTGGACGAGGTGCGCCGGAACGGGGACGCGACGGTGCTGGTCGGCGGCGGGGACGAGGTCGAGGTGGACCGGCTGCTCGTCGCGACCGGGCGCCGTCCGGCCACCGACGGGCTCGACCTCGGCTCGGCCGGGGTGGGCCTCGGGCGGCGCGGCGAGATCGTCGTCGACGACTCGGGGCTCGCCGCGGGGGACTGGCTCTACGCCGTCGGCGACGTCAACGGGCGGGCCCCGCTCACCCACCAGGGCAAGTACCAGGCCCGGATCGCCGCGCACGCGATCGCCGCACGCGCCGCGGGCCGCCCGCTCGACGACGCCGCCTGGGGCGAGGACGCGGCGACCGCCGACCACCACGCGGTGCCCCAGGTCGTGTTCACCGATCCCGAGGTCGCCTGGGTGGGCCGGACCGCCGCGGCCGCCCGCGCCGAGGGGCTCGACGTGCGGGTGGTCGACATGGACATCGCCGTCGCCGGGTCCTCGCTCACCGCGGACGACTGGTCCGGCCGGGTGGTCGCCGTCGTCGACCCGCAGCGGGAGGTGCTGCTCGGGGTCACGTTCGTCGGGCCCGGGGTCGCCGAGCTGCTGCACGCGGCGACGGTCGCCGTGGTCGGTGAGGTGCCGCTGGCCCGGCTGTGGCACGCCGTGCCCGCGTTCCCCACGATCAGCGAGGTGTGGCTGCGGCTGCTGGAGACCTACCGCGCGTAG
- a CDS encoding SDR family oxidoreductase, whose product MDVVIAGGHGQIALRLSTLLTGQGHTVRSIVRNPDHTDDVAATGASPVVADLEKISATDLAGHLTGADAVVFAAGAGPGSGVERKETVDRDGAVLLADAAATAGIRRYVLISSTGVDAEPDPERGEVWAAYIRAKKAAEEAVRADSRLDATILRPGRLTNDPGTGRVVLAPPPVEYGDVTRDDTAATVAALLTAPQSAGLTLELRGGDTELGDAVAALG is encoded by the coding sequence ATGGACGTGGTGATCGCCGGAGGACACGGACAGATCGCGCTGCGACTGTCCACGCTGCTCACGGGGCAGGGACACACGGTGCGCTCGATCGTGCGCAACCCCGACCACACCGACGACGTGGCGGCCACCGGGGCGAGCCCGGTCGTGGCGGACCTGGAGAAGATCTCCGCGACGGACCTCGCGGGGCACCTGACCGGCGCCGACGCCGTCGTCTTCGCGGCGGGCGCCGGGCCGGGCAGCGGGGTGGAGCGCAAGGAGACCGTCGACCGCGACGGCGCCGTGCTGCTCGCCGACGCCGCCGCGACCGCCGGGATCCGCCGCTACGTGCTGATCTCCTCGACCGGGGTGGACGCCGAGCCGGACCCCGAGCGCGGCGAGGTCTGGGCCGCCTACATCCGCGCGAAGAAGGCCGCCGAGGAGGCGGTCCGCGCCGACAGCCGGCTCGACGCGACGATCCTGCGGCCGGGGAGGCTCACGAACGACCCGGGCACCGGCCGGGTCGTGCTGGCCCCGCCGCCGGTGGAGTACGGCGACGTGACCCGCGACGACACCGCCGCGACCGTCGCCGCGCTGCTCACGGCTCCGCAGTCGGCGGGCCTGACCCTCGAGCTGCGCGGTGGCGACACCGAGCTGGGGGACGCGGTCGCCGCCCTGGGGTGA
- a CDS encoding DUF6474 family protein, with translation MGLLRRKPSAGERAAAATREAAVDASERVQSATVQTLEYTRETADRAAEKLHQRAVRARKKAEAASRRAEKAGRRAARSTRRAVGEGTATANSLLSSADLKARSADRKVAKAAAKADAGARKAEAKAARAAEKGRLKSENLAAKQAERDRVAREWNAKKVQRYLGVAKIVAPLLAPYAMAAAGSLRHRLDDHRSRRLGVSPDELGGYSGPGGRLHARLSRIARTITELREDGTVERDQAAKRFADETEPRLHDLAAAVRAAENMPAARRKAAYRTVSADLDRIEVRLLDHLGVRS, from the coding sequence ATGGGACTGCTGCGCAGGAAGCCGAGCGCGGGCGAGCGCGCCGCGGCGGCGACCAGGGAGGCGGCGGTCGACGCGTCGGAACGGGTGCAGTCGGCCACGGTCCAGACCCTCGAGTACACCCGCGAGACCGCCGACAGGGCCGCCGAGAAGCTGCACCAGCGCGCGGTGAGGGCCCGGAAGAAGGCCGAGGCGGCGTCGCGGCGGGCGGAGAAGGCCGGCCGCCGGGCCGCGCGCAGCACGCGTCGCGCCGTCGGCGAGGGCACCGCCACCGCGAACAGCCTGCTGAGCTCGGCCGACCTCAAGGCCCGCTCGGCCGACCGGAAGGTCGCCAAGGCGGCGGCGAAGGCCGACGCGGGCGCCCGCAAGGCCGAGGCGAAGGCCGCGCGCGCCGCGGAGAAGGGCAGGCTCAAGAGCGAGAACCTGGCCGCCAAGCAGGCCGAGCGCGACCGCGTCGCCCGCGAGTGGAACGCCAAGAAGGTGCAGCGCTACCTCGGCGTGGCCAAGATCGTCGCGCCGCTGCTGGCGCCGTACGCGATGGCCGCGGCCGGGTCGCTGCGCCACCGTCTCGACGACCACCGGTCCCGCCGACTCGGCGTGTCCCCGGACGAGCTGGGCGGCTACTCCGGCCCCGGCGGACGGCTGCACGCACGGCTGTCCCGGATCGCGCGCACCATCACCGAGCTGCGCGAGGACGGGACCGTCGAGCGAGACCAGGCCGCGAAGCGGTTCGCCGACGAGACCGAGCCGCGGCTGCACGACCTCGCCGCCGCCGTCCGGGCCGCGGAGAACATGCCGGCCGCCCGCCGCAAGGCCGCGTACCGCACGGTGTCCGCCGACCTGGACCGCATCGAGGTCCGCCTGCTCGACCACCTGGGCGTCCGCTCCTGA
- a CDS encoding DUF4442 domain-containing protein: MADDASWVADAMTQAVPWVGTAGITFGSITTDRVEAFLPDRSDQHNHVGGPHAAVMFGLGETASGAVGLAAFASAGDRAVPLVVRSEIRYLKLAKGDLRAEAVLTRPAGEVLAELDAGTRPEFAVDVTITDAQGVQTGAMTIVWTLKPNRR, translated from the coding sequence ATGGCTGATGACGCGAGCTGGGTGGCCGACGCGATGACGCAGGCGGTGCCGTGGGTGGGCACCGCCGGGATCACCTTCGGGTCGATCACGACCGACCGGGTCGAGGCGTTCCTCCCCGACCGGTCCGACCAGCACAACCACGTCGGCGGGCCGCACGCCGCGGTCATGTTCGGACTGGGCGAGACCGCCTCCGGCGCGGTCGGCCTGGCCGCGTTCGCCTCGGCCGGGGACCGGGCCGTGCCGCTGGTCGTCCGGTCCGAGATCCGCTACCTCAAGCTCGCCAAGGGCGACCTCCGCGCCGAGGCGGTGCTGACCCGTCCGGCCGGTGAGGTGCTCGCCGAGCTCGACGCCGGGACGCGCCCGGAGTTCGCCGTCGACGTCACCATCACCGACGCCCAGGGTGTGCAGACCGGGGCCATGACGATCGTCTGGACGCTCAAGCCGAACAGGCGGTGA
- a CDS encoding 5-methyltetrahydropteroyltriglutamate--homocysteine S-methyltransferase, with protein MPEKTVESLVRTVPPFRADHVGSLLRPPALLAARERHAAGELDDAGLRAAEDAAITDVVALQESVGLRSATDGEFRRTSWHMDFIYALGGVTKTSGRVEVAMRNAAGQNNFTSAGMAVDSRVHLDEPVFASAFEYLAAQVTTATPKLTIPSPSMVYARGGRSVISGEVYPDVEEFWSDLSTAYADQLRAMYDRGCRYLQLDDTALAYLNDPTHRAQLAEKGDDPETQHLRYIRQINAAIADRPSDMYVTTHMCRGNYRSSWAAEGGYDHVAEALFGTLGVDGFFCEFDDERSGGFAPLRFVPKGKQVVLGLVTTKSGALEDPDALKRRIDEAARYVPLDQLCLSPQCGFSSTVEGNELTVDDQKRKLELIVSVAEDVWGR; from the coding sequence ATGCCGGAGAAGACAGTGGAGTCGCTCGTCCGCACCGTCCCGCCGTTCCGGGCCGACCACGTCGGCTCGCTGCTGCGGCCGCCCGCCCTGCTCGCCGCCCGGGAGCGGCACGCCGCGGGCGAGCTCGACGACGCGGGCCTGCGCGCGGCCGAGGACGCCGCGATCACCGACGTCGTCGCGCTGCAGGAGTCGGTCGGCCTGCGCTCGGCCACCGACGGCGAGTTCCGCCGCACCTCCTGGCACATGGACTTCATCTACGCCCTGGGCGGCGTCACGAAGACCTCCGGCCGGGTCGAGGTCGCGATGCGCAACGCGGCGGGCCAGAACAACTTCACCTCCGCCGGGATGGCCGTCGACAGCCGGGTGCACCTCGACGAACCCGTCTTCGCCTCGGCGTTCGAGTACCTGGCCGCGCAGGTCACCACGGCGACCCCGAAGCTCACGATCCCCTCGCCGAGCATGGTCTACGCCCGCGGCGGCCGGTCGGTCATCTCCGGCGAGGTCTACCCCGACGTCGAAGAATTCTGGTCCGACCTGTCGACCGCCTACGCCGACCAGCTCCGCGCGATGTACGACCGCGGCTGCCGCTACCTGCAGCTCGACGACACCGCGCTGGCCTACCTGAACGACCCGACGCACCGCGCGCAGCTGGCCGAGAAGGGTGACGACCCGGAGACCCAGCACCTGCGCTACATCCGCCAGATCAACGCCGCGATCGCCGACCGGCCGTCGGACATGTACGTCACCACCCACATGTGCCGGGGCAACTACCGGTCGTCGTGGGCCGCGGAGGGCGGCTACGACCACGTCGCCGAGGCGCTGTTCGGCACGCTGGGCGTCGACGGCTTCTTCTGTGAGTTCGACGACGAGCGCTCCGGTGGGTTCGCCCCGCTGCGGTTCGTCCCGAAGGGCAAGCAGGTGGTGCTCGGGCTGGTCACGACCAAGTCCGGGGCGCTGGAGGACCCGGACGCCCTCAAGCGCCGGATCGACGAGGCGGCGCGGTACGTGCCGCTGGACCAGCTGTGCCTGTCGCCGCAGTGCGGTTTCTCCTCCACCGTCGAGGGCAACGAGCTCACCGTCGACGACCAGAAGCGCAAGCTGGAGCTGATCGTCTCGGTCGCCGAGGACGTCTGGGGCCGCTGA
- a CDS encoding NAD(P)-dependent alcohol dehydrogenase, with protein MKAVRVHAYKQDPRIDDIPEPTIQGPLDVIVKIGGAGVCRTDLHIIDGDWADIQNPDLPYVIGHENAGWVHAVGDGVTNVAVGDTVILHPQPSCGLCTMCRYGRDMQCTGDAFFPGLSNNDGGMAEYLRTTARSCVKLNPDTNPADVAALADAGITAYHAVRKAVPFLYPGTTAVVQGAGGLGHIGIQALAALTATKIIVVDKNPDALELAKQIGAEETVVADGNQVEAVQELTGGGATVVFDFVAEQGAENDAWAMTGPAGYNFVLGYGGNLSAPTLDFVAGEKNIIGNIVGTYNDLAELMVLAQAGKVTLHTVQYKLDQALEALHDLDAGKVRGRAILVP; from the coding sequence GTGAAGGCCGTGCGGGTGCACGCGTACAAGCAGGACCCCCGGATCGACGACATCCCGGAACCGACGATCCAGGGTCCGCTCGACGTCATCGTCAAGATCGGCGGTGCCGGCGTGTGCCGCACCGACCTCCACATCATCGACGGGGACTGGGCCGACATCCAGAACCCCGACCTGCCGTACGTGATCGGCCACGAGAACGCGGGCTGGGTGCACGCGGTCGGCGACGGCGTCACGAACGTCGCGGTCGGCGACACCGTCATCCTGCACCCGCAGCCGTCGTGCGGGCTGTGCACCATGTGCCGCTACGGGCGCGACATGCAGTGCACCGGGGACGCGTTCTTCCCCGGCCTGTCGAACAACGACGGCGGCATGGCCGAGTACCTGCGCACCACCGCGCGGTCCTGCGTGAAGCTGAACCCGGACACCAACCCGGCCGACGTCGCCGCACTCGCCGATGCGGGCATCACCGCCTACCACGCGGTCCGCAAGGCGGTGCCGTTCCTGTATCCGGGCACCACCGCGGTCGTGCAGGGCGCGGGCGGGCTCGGTCACATCGGCATCCAGGCGCTCGCCGCGCTCACCGCCACCAAGATCATCGTCGTCGACAAGAACCCGGACGCGCTCGAGCTGGCGAAGCAGATCGGCGCGGAGGAGACCGTCGTCGCCGACGGGAACCAGGTCGAGGCCGTCCAGGAGCTCACCGGCGGCGGCGCCACGGTGGTCTTCGACTTCGTCGCCGAGCAGGGCGCGGAGAACGACGCCTGGGCGATGACCGGCCCGGCCGGCTACAACTTCGTCCTCGGCTACGGCGGCAACCTCTCCGCCCCCACCCTGGACTTCGTCGCCGGCGAGAAGAACATCATCGGCAACATCGTCGGCACCTACAACGACCTCGCCGAGCTCATGGTCCTGGCCCAGGCCGGGAAGGTCACGCTGCACACCGTCCAGTACAAGCTCGACCAGGCGCTGGAGGCCCTGCACGACCTGGACGCGGGCAAGGTCCGCGGCCGGGCGATCCTCGTTCCGTGA
- a CDS encoding enoyl-CoA hydratase/isomerase family protein — MADGVRYERDGHVVTITYDRPEKRNAIDGDMRRAINAAWDRFRTDEEAWVAIVTGEGPAFCAGADTRSTTGHPAGDFPGSFFERPTVNSLESGWEIFKPIVAAVNGPAVGYGVTLLTWCDFVIASDRATFSFPEARLGVPTIVGALRLPRMIDRQYAMELLLTGETIDARRAHEIGLAGWVVPHEELGDAARDLARRLTAGAPLAQRAIKEMAVRGPEMGTTEAIRFGETLRKVVATTEDAAEGAAAAREKRSPHWRAR, encoded by the coding sequence ATGGCCGACGGGGTGCGCTACGAACGCGACGGACACGTCGTCACGATCACCTACGACCGCCCGGAGAAGCGCAACGCGATCGACGGGGACATGCGGCGCGCGATCAACGCCGCCTGGGACCGCTTCCGCACCGACGAGGAGGCGTGGGTCGCGATCGTGACCGGCGAGGGGCCTGCGTTCTGTGCCGGGGCGGACACGCGCTCGACCACCGGCCACCCGGCGGGCGACTTCCCGGGCAGCTTCTTCGAGCGGCCGACGGTGAACTCGCTGGAGAGCGGCTGGGAGATCTTCAAGCCGATCGTCGCCGCGGTGAACGGACCCGCCGTCGGCTACGGCGTCACGCTGCTGACCTGGTGCGACTTCGTGATCGCCTCGGATCGCGCCACCTTCTCCTTCCCGGAGGCCCGGCTGGGCGTCCCGACGATCGTCGGTGCGCTGCGGCTGCCCCGGATGATCGACCGGCAGTACGCGATGGAGCTGCTGCTCACCGGCGAGACGATCGACGCGCGGCGGGCGCACGAGATCGGCCTCGCCGGGTGGGTCGTGCCGCACGAGGAGCTGGGCGACGCCGCCCGGGACCTCGCCCGGCGGCTCACCGCGGGGGCGCCGCTGGCCCAGCGCGCGATCAAGGAGATGGCGGTGCGCGGGCCGGAGATGGGCACCACCGAGGCGATCCGCTTCGGCGAGACGCTGCGGAAGGTCGTCGCGACCACCGAGGACGCGGCGGAGGGTGCCGCCGCGGCCCGGGAGAAGCGGTCCCCGCACTGGCGTGCGCGATAG
- a CDS encoding IclR family transcriptional regulator, with protein sequence MVGDGAGAVLRRALRVLEAVAEAGDGVSAKALARRLELPLPTAYRLLGTLVEEGYLVRLHAERGYGLGYRVVGLYRGMTDPIVPPAPAREVLAELHTTARAAVVLAVLRSDDVVVAHTETCAAHPGPGAVTGEPLPAHATAPGKALLAGLDPGRLADVLGVGHGPLAPLTPHTLTDRRLLDRDLLRVRSAGVAVEVEEHARGRAGLAVAVPHPGGGSALSVVVSRADFTGRRWELERAVREAAVPLARHLAAAPGVAASG encoded by the coding sequence TCCTCGAGGCGGTCGCCGAGGCGGGTGACGGGGTCAGCGCGAAGGCTCTCGCCCGCCGGCTGGAGTTGCCGTTGCCGACGGCCTACCGGTTGCTGGGGACGCTCGTCGAGGAGGGCTACCTGGTCCGGCTGCACGCCGAGCGCGGGTACGGGCTGGGCTACCGCGTCGTCGGGCTGTACCGGGGGATGACCGACCCGATCGTGCCGCCCGCCCCGGCCCGGGAGGTGCTCGCCGAGCTGCACACCACGGCCCGCGCGGCGGTGGTGCTGGCCGTGCTGCGGTCCGACGACGTCGTCGTCGCCCACACCGAGACCTGTGCGGCGCACCCGGGGCCGGGCGCGGTGACCGGGGAGCCGCTGCCCGCGCACGCGACCGCGCCGGGCAAGGCACTGCTCGCCGGGCTCGACCCCGGACGGCTGGCCGACGTCCTCGGCGTCGGGCACGGGCCGCTGGCGCCGCTGACCCCGCACACCCTCACCGACCGGCGGCTGCTCGACCGCGACCTGCTGCGGGTCCGCTCGGCGGGGGTCGCGGTGGAGGTGGAGGAGCACGCCCGCGGACGGGCCGGGCTCGCGGTCGCGGTGCCGCACCCGGGCGGCGGGTCCGCGCTGTCGGTCGTCGTCAGCCGGGCGGACTTCACCGGGCGCCGCTGGGAGCTCGAACGCGCGGTGCGCGAGGCCGCGGTGCCGCTGGCCCGGCACCTGGCCGCGGCGCCGGGGGTCGCCGCGTCCGGCTGA
- a CDS encoding iron-sulfur cluster assembly protein yields MTPRPAESPLRQAVWSALGTVLDPELDEPITELDFVESWSVSPAGEVVVGLRLPTFFCAPNFSFLMVADAYDAVTAVPGVTRAEVTLADHHASDEINGGVAAHAGFVKSFEGSINGQAAAELDELRHTFLAKAALAGQDRVARPLVDAGRGPDELAGLTLGELVGTEADTEELTRMRTRRRAIGLPAGDDAPLLVHSDGTAVTVEQVPLHLRRARLQRVGIETNGEYCKGLLKIRYETGRTAATAGR; encoded by the coding sequence GTGACCCCGCGGCCTGCTGAGAGCCCGCTCCGGCAGGCCGTGTGGTCCGCGCTGGGGACGGTGCTCGACCCGGAGCTGGACGAGCCGATCACCGAGCTCGACTTCGTCGAGTCGTGGTCGGTCTCGCCCGCCGGTGAGGTCGTCGTCGGGCTCCGGCTGCCGACGTTCTTCTGCGCTCCGAACTTCTCGTTCCTGATGGTCGCCGACGCCTACGACGCGGTGACCGCGGTACCGGGAGTGACGAGGGCGGAGGTGACGCTGGCCGACCACCACGCCTCCGACGAGATCAACGGTGGGGTCGCGGCGCACGCCGGGTTCGTCAAGTCCTTCGAGGGCTCGATCAACGGGCAGGCCGCGGCCGAGCTCGACGAGCTGCGGCACACGTTCCTGGCCAAGGCCGCGCTGGCCGGCCAGGACCGGGTGGCCCGCCCGCTCGTCGACGCCGGCCGGGGACCCGACGAGCTGGCCGGGCTGACGCTCGGCGAGCTGGTCGGGACCGAGGCCGACACCGAGGAGCTGACCCGGATGCGGACCCGCCGCAGGGCGATCGGCCTGCCCGCCGGCGACGACGCACCGCTGCTGGTCCACTCCGACGGCACCGCGGTGACCGTCGAGCAGGTCCCGCTGCACCTGCGTCGCGCGCGGTTGCAGCGGGTCGGGATCGAGACCAACGGGGAGTACTGCAAGGGCCTGCTGAAGATCCGCTACGAGACCGGCCGGACGGCGGCGACCGCCGGCCGCTGA
- a CDS encoding class I SAM-dependent methyltransferase, producing MSTAAASPLFDRVLAGAGPGSRLLDVGCGAGRLLADAAAAGLAVTGVDTEPRALAAAERAAPGADLRVADAHELPFADDAFDLVTLVQVLEHLPNPVLALRGAGRVCAPGGAVRATVWGTPDECDAAVIGAALAPLTGAAPAPPQNNPGPDRSGVGAPPLTDPRRLTRLAELAGLVVREVAVVRVPVVHPDPDDLVAGVLASGPGRHAARHAGPAAVRAAVLEALDPFAHGAGYRLTDTVRVLDAGPPAR from the coding sequence GTGAGCACCGCTGCCGCATCCCCGCTGTTCGACCGTGTCCTGGCGGGTGCCGGACCGGGCTCGCGGCTGCTGGACGTCGGCTGCGGGGCGGGGCGGCTGCTCGCCGACGCGGCCGCCGCCGGGCTGGCCGTCACCGGCGTCGACACCGAACCCCGCGCGCTCGCCGCGGCGGAGCGGGCCGCGCCCGGGGCGGACCTGCGGGTCGCCGACGCCCACGAGCTGCCCTTCGCCGACGACGCGTTCGACCTGGTCACGCTGGTGCAGGTACTGGAGCACCTCCCGAACCCGGTGCTCGCGCTGCGCGGGGCGGGCCGGGTGTGCGCGCCGGGCGGCGCGGTGCGGGCCACGGTCTGGGGCACCCCCGACGAGTGCGACGCCGCCGTCATCGGCGCGGCGCTCGCCCCGCTCACCGGGGCCGCGCCCGCGCCGCCGCAGAACAACCCCGGGCCCGACCGCAGCGGCGTCGGTGCGCCCCCGCTGACCGATCCGCGGCGGCTGACCCGGCTGGCGGAGCTGGCCGGGCTCGTGGTGCGGGAGGTCGCCGTCGTCCGGGTCCCGGTGGTGCACCCCGACCCGGACGATCTCGTCGCCGGGGTGCTCGCGTCCGGGCCGGGGCGGCACGCGGCACGCCACGCCGGCCCCGCTGCCGTCCGCGCGGCCGTGCTGGAGGCCCTGGACCCGTTCGCGCACGGCGCGGGCTACCGCCTCACCGACACCGTGCGTGTCCTGGACGCCGGTCCTCCCGCGCGCTGA